A section of the Malania oleifera isolate guangnan ecotype guangnan chromosome 2, ASM2987363v1, whole genome shotgun sequence genome encodes:
- the LOC131148875 gene encoding scarecrow-like protein 23, with the protein MLQSLLPRSPISSIHDSNSSFGMKTKRVDREFVAGESSGDREEYPFRKRPYANRNFPGEAAVSVENMTKHEELEGPAAVDGSEYTGLRLLGLLLQCAECVDMDHLDDASDLLPEITELSSPFGTSPERVATYFAHALQARVISSCLDTYSPLTIKILARDQTQRICTALQSYNSISPLIKFSHFTANQAIFQALDGADRIHVIDLDIMQGLQWPGFFHILANRSMKTLSVRITGLGSSLELLEATGRRLADFATSLGLPFEFTPLEGKVGNISDLSQLGLRDREATVVHWMHHCLYDITGDDYRTLNVLSLMRPKLITIVEQDLSHGGSFLARFVEALHYYSALFDALGDGLGEDSVERHVVEQQVFGYEIRNILAVGGPKRTGEGKVERWGDELRRVGFRPVSLGGSPAAQATLLLGMFPWKGYTLVEDNGCLRLGWKDLSLLTASAWQPSD; encoded by the coding sequence ATGCTTCAAAGCTTACTCCCTCGATCTCCCATAAGCTCTATCCACGATTCCAATTCGAGTTTCGGCATGAAAACCAAGCGTGTTGACCGCGAATTCGTCGCCGGCGAGTCCTCAGGCGACCGCGAGGAATATCCCTTCCGCAAGAGGCCGTACGCTAACCGGAACTTTCCCGGCGAGGCAGCGGTTTCCGTCGAGAATATGACCAAGCATGAGGAACTGGAAGGACCCGCGGCCGTAGACGGCAGCGAGTACACGGGTCTGCGGCTCCTGGGACTCCTGCTACAATGCGCCGAGTGCGTAGACATGGACCATTTGGACGACGCCAGCGATCTCCTCCCCGAAATTACCGAACTGTCCTCGCCTTTCGGGACGTCTCCCGAGCGAGTGGCTACGTACTTCGCCCACGCGCTCCAGGCGCGTGTCATCAGCTCCTGCCTCGACACCTACTCGCCTCTTACCATCAAAATCCTGGCCCGAGATCAGACCCAACGGATCTGCACCGCCTTGCAATCGTACAATTCCATCAGTCCCTTGATCAAGTTCTCCCACTTCACCGCCAACCAAGCCATATTCCAAGCACTGGACGGCGCAGATCGCATCCACGTCATCGACCTGGACATCATGCAGGGCCTTCAATGGCCAGGATTTTTCCATATCCTGGCCAACAGATCCATGAAGACCCTATCCGTGAGGATCACCGGACTCGGATCCTCGCTCGAGTTGCTGGAGGCCACCGGTCGCCGACTCGCCGATTTCGCGACTTCACTGGGCCTGCCGTTCGAATTCACCCCCCTGGAAGGGAAGGTCGGGAACATAAGCGATCTGAGTCAACTCGGGCTGAGGGATAGGGAGGCTACGGTGGTGCACTGGATGCACCACTGTTTGTACGACATAACGGGGGACGATTATCGGACGTTGAACGTGTTGAGTTTGATGAGGCCGAAACTGATCACGATCGTAGAGCAAGATCTGAGTCACGGGGGTAGCTTTCTAGCGAGGTTCGTGGAGGCGCTTCACTATTACTCGGCGCTGTTCGACGCGCTGGGGGACGGATTGGGTGAGGATAGCGTAGAGAGACATGTGGTGGAGCAGCAGGTGTTTGGGTACGAAATAAGGAACATACTGGCGGTGGGTGGACCGAAGAGGACGGGAGAGGGGAAGGTGGAGAGATGGGGGGATGAGCTGAGGAGGGTGGGGTTCCGGCCGGTGTCTCTTGGCGGGAGCCCGGCGGCGCAGGCCACGTTGCTGCTGGGAATGTTTCCTTGGAAGGGATACACACTGGTTGAAGACAACGGGTGTCTGAGATTGGGTTGGAAGGACCTATCGTTGCTGACGGCGTCGGCCTGGCAGCCGTCGGATTGA